A stretch of the Terriglobia bacterium genome encodes the following:
- the tuf gene encoding elongation factor Tu (EF-Tu; promotes GTP-dependent binding of aminoacyl-tRNA to the A-site of ribosomes during protein biosynthesis; when the tRNA anticodon matches the mRNA codon, GTP hydrolysis results; the inactive EF-Tu-GDP leaves the ribosome and release of GDP is promoted by elongation factor Ts; many prokaryotes have two copies of the gene encoding EF-Tu), which translates to EMVMPGDNVSLAIELITPVALEKGLRFAIREGGRTVGAGTVAEIIA; encoded by the coding sequence TGGAGATGGTGATGCCGGGGGACAATGTGAGCCTGGCGATCGAATTGATCACGCCGGTGGCGTTGGAAAAGGGGCTGCGGTTCGCCATTCGTGAAGGCGGACGTACGGTCGGCGCCGGTACGGTTGCGGAGATTATTGCCTGA